In the Longimicrobiales bacterium genome, one interval contains:
- a CDS encoding M20/M25/M40 family metallo-hydrolase, which produces MMRIRHLMIGAVFSILAAPPLAHAQVAVDREMTARIIEEGSDRSQALYLYHTLTDEIGARLTGSPAYDQAANWARDRFAEWGLTDARLEPFEFGRGWTLKKLSVEMTAPRYMPLNAFADAWTASTAGVVEGNVVYVGDKTADQIRAMASALRGAVVLTHQPQEEFRDLDRPQPGMEADGVRTGNPPRIQVRSTTPTREMNALLSELGAGVIIRPSHYRDGTVGVLGNRNTPEDAPPAMVLSAEQYNMIVRLSQRGLPVELRVELRTAFDTESRTFNVIADIPGTDPALRDQVVLVGAHLDSWHTASGATDNGDGALAVIEAARLLAALDAQPRRTIRFALWSGEEQGLLGARAYIEEHLADEASQDNLSVYLNDDPGSGRSLGWYMQENTAAKRIFDAWLEPLSDLGITRNVVEGIGSTDHVPFDQMGLAAFNAIKDFDGYDERTRHTNADWPERMSEDELKQQAIFLAHFAWQAAQLDERIPRVRPIGD; this is translated from the coding sequence ATGATGCGTATCCGCCACCTCATGATCGGCGCAGTGTTCTCCATACTGGCCGCCCCGCCACTCGCTCATGCTCAGGTCGCGGTCGATCGAGAGATGACGGCTCGCATTATTGAAGAGGGGTCAGATCGCTCACAGGCTCTCTATCTATATCACACCCTGACAGATGAAATCGGGGCACGGCTGACGGGCTCACCCGCATACGACCAGGCTGCGAATTGGGCCCGCGATCGATTCGCCGAGTGGGGACTGACCGACGCCAGGCTCGAGCCGTTCGAGTTCGGGCGAGGCTGGACGCTCAAGAAACTGTCCGTTGAGATGACAGCCCCCAGGTACATGCCGCTGAACGCCTTCGCAGACGCCTGGACCGCCTCTACCGCTGGAGTCGTCGAAGGCAACGTCGTCTACGTCGGTGACAAGACGGCGGACCAGATCCGAGCAATGGCCTCCGCCCTGCGCGGAGCTGTCGTCCTCACGCACCAACCGCAGGAGGAGTTCAGAGACCTAGACCGCCCTCAGCCAGGCATGGAAGCCGACGGGGTCCGCACCGGTAATCCGCCCCGGATCCAGGTCCGTTCGACCACGCCGACTCGGGAGATGAATGCGCTCCTCAGTGAGTTGGGGGCTGGAGTCATTATCCGGCCCAGCCACTATCGTGACGGCACCGTGGGTGTGCTTGGCAATCGGAACACACCAGAGGACGCCCCGCCCGCCATGGTGCTCTCCGCTGAGCAGTACAACATGATCGTGCGACTGAGTCAGCGAGGGCTTCCCGTCGAACTCCGAGTCGAACTGCGCACCGCGTTCGACACCGAATCCCGGACCTTCAACGTGATCGCCGACATCCCCGGCACCGATCCCGCACTCCGAGACCAAGTGGTTCTGGTCGGCGCACATCTGGACTCTTGGCACACCGCTTCCGGCGCAACGGACAATGGTGACGGAGCCCTCGCGGTGATCGAGGCCGCCCGCCTTCTCGCCGCACTCGACGCTCAGCCGCGGCGCACCATCCGCTTCGCCCTCTGGTCCGGTGAAGAACAGGGCCTGCTCGGAGCCCGCGCTTATATCGAAGAACACCTCGCCGACGAGGCGTCCCAGGATAATCTGTCCGTCTACCTCAACGACGACCCAGGGTCAGGCCGGTCGCTGGGCTGGTACATGCAGGAGAACACGGCCGCCAAGAGGATCTTTGACGCGTGGCTAGAGCCACTGAGCGACCTCGGCATCACGAGGAATGTCGTCGAGGGCATCGGGAGCACAGACCACGTCCCATTCGATCAAATGGGCCTGGCCGCATTCAATGCTATCAAAGACTTCGACGGCTACGACGAGCGCACCCGCCATACAAACGCGGACTGGCCAGAACGCATGTCAGAGGACGAACTCAAGCAGCAGGCGATCTTCCTCGCCCACTTCGCCTGGCAGGCCGCCCAGCTAGACGAACGAATTCCGAGGGTGCGGCCCATAGGGGACTAA
- a CDS encoding DEAD/DEAH box helicase, whose protein sequence is MAFSALALDPRLLRGVDDLGFTHPTPIQAEAIPPALEGRDLLACAATGSGKTAAFVLPILHKLMDRPRGTTGALVLAPTRELALQIVDDVKDLARHTKLKAEPVYGGVGMGPQERAFRQGADIIVATPGRLLDHFQYPYAKLAGLEYLVLDEADRMLDMGFLPDIRRVLKHIPTVKQTFFFSATMPPQIEKLTREILKNPVKIALQRKAAPAKGIAQTLYPVPASLKGSLLVELLKRGDMDDALVFTRTKHRADRVTKLLSRNGITAERIHGNRSQAQRTRALAGFKAGDFRVLVATDIAARGIDVESLGHVVNFDIPKVPEDYIHRVGRTARAERVGDAFSLVSPEEEGDMKRIERAVGTTIPRSQLEGFAYQATAEAPLEVPRGQRIAAIQKKRREDRERAAAKNGKKKPEAKKTEEEKSSRPRRRRYGKRRDK, encoded by the coding sequence TTGGCATTTTCTGCCCTAGCGCTCGACCCTAGGCTTCTTCGCGGTGTCGACGATCTCGGCTTCACACACCCCACCCCCATTCAGGCAGAGGCGATCCCACCCGCGCTTGAGGGACGTGACCTTCTCGCCTGCGCAGCGACCGGCAGCGGTAAGACCGCCGCCTTCGTGCTCCCCATTCTCCACAAGCTGATGGACCGACCGAGAGGCACGACGGGCGCGCTCGTCCTGGCTCCGACGCGGGAATTGGCCCTCCAGATCGTCGATGACGTTAAGGACCTGGCGCGGCACACCAAGCTGAAAGCCGAGCCCGTATACGGCGGAGTCGGCATGGGGCCCCAAGAGAGAGCCTTCCGACAAGGCGCCGACATCATCGTCGCCACGCCCGGCAGGCTCCTCGATCACTTCCAGTATCCCTACGCCAAGCTGGCCGGCTTGGAGTACTTGGTCCTCGATGAAGCAGATCGCATGCTCGATATGGGCTTCCTGCCGGACATCCGGCGTGTCCTGAAGCACATCCCGACCGTGAAGCAGACCTTCTTCTTCAGCGCGACCATGCCGCCGCAGATCGAAAAGCTGACCAGGGAGATCCTGAAGAACCCAGTCAAGATCGCGCTCCAGCGCAAAGCCGCGCCTGCGAAAGGCATAGCTCAGACGCTGTACCCCGTGCCCGCCTCGCTCAAGGGAAGCTTGCTCGTCGAGCTCCTCAAGCGAGGTGATATGGACGACGCCCTGGTCTTCACTCGCACGAAGCACCGGGCCGACCGTGTCACCAAACTCCTGAGCCGCAACGGTATCACTGCCGAGCGGATTCACGGAAATCGTTCTCAAGCCCAGCGAACGCGAGCCCTCGCCGGCTTCAAGGCCGGGGACTTCCGAGTACTCGTTGCGACGGACATCGCCGCGCGCGGGATCGATGTGGAATCGCTAGGACATGTCGTGAACTTCGACATACCCAAGGTTCCCGAGGACTACATCCACCGAGTGGGACGCACTGCTCGCGCGGAAAGGGTCGGAGACGCGTTCAGCTTGGTGTCCCCAGAAGAAGAGGGCGATATGAAGCGCATCGAGCGCGCCGTGGGAACAACGATTCCACGCTCACAGCTTGAAGGCTTCGCCTACCAAGCGACCGCTGAGGCACCGCTCGAAGTGCCTCGCGGGCAGCGCATCGCCGCGATCCAGAAGAAGCGTCGGGAGGACCGCGAGAGAGCTGCCGCCAAGAACGGCAAGAAGAAGCCCGAAGCCAAGAAGACGGAAGAAGAGAAGAGTTCTAGGCCCCGTAGACGGCGGTACGGAAAGCGACGCGACAAGTAG
- a CDS encoding prolyl oligopeptidase family serine peptidase, whose amino-acid sequence MRLQYHTIHVLTTMMKTPAFHTLLALLVTLGAVAPAQAQNPVQPDDYQKWESLGFGSLSPNGEWLAAPISRTNGETELRLHNTGTDSVIVVAYGTRTSFSKDGRWVAYAIGKSQEDREALEESDEAVRDDLGLLSLVTGEQRVISEVQRFAWGGGGSHIAIARYPDDGTSNVILEEIANQQRVSFGNVASWAWQDEGALFAFAVHGEDGVGNGVQLYDAASGRVRSLDSSGKEYAQLTWRDESSDLAVLRAFEDDEREESSHVLLAWRGLAGSANAQTLDPTTESAIGTDQRIVDYRSLTWADDGSSIFFGVKEWEAAESDEDEEGDHEEDSDGEEADDDDGDNPEGLDLDPAQMEIWRSTDVLTLPTQKRDERNDERQNEIFVWHLDDDRVLGLTDDTVDNPRVMAGGAVLLGTNGDAYEFEAMFGRPSSDLIVIDPASGERTVAAEGVGFPYGVSSTGRYVHFYKGGQFFAFDRDTDRTLELSAAAGVSFANTASDHPVPEVPSFGVAGWTTDDESLLIYDEFDVWELPIDGAPRRLTDGSGDEIAHRVVRLDSEADAYDTDDLYVSLRGKWTLHHGIGRVQSGGVDQLVYEDDNVGRFTKASEADVFAYVAQDFDDSPDYFVGDAFDDTRQVTNTNPFQDDYAWGHTELIQYTNHNGTQLQGALFYPADYDPSKTYPMITYIYEFRSQSAKQYSAPTHRNYYNPSVWSAEGYFVLQPDILFDARDPGVSSAKTLERAVAAAVETGMIDADRVGLIGHSWGGYQAQFVPTYTDIFAASISGAGISNLITMYGSIFWSASIPESGHFETGQERMEVPYYVDQEAFIRNSAVFNIESLSTPMLLEVGDNDQNVHWGQSTELYNIARRAEKELTMLVYYGEGHGLRGEENQADYQQRILDFFGHHLKGDEPAEWISSQASWLEQKGRNEGGR is encoded by the coding sequence ATGAGATTGCAGTACCACACGATCCACGTTCTGACGACGATGATGAAGACACCCGCTTTCCACACACTGCTGGCTCTCCTGGTGACCCTTGGCGCCGTAGCTCCCGCGCAGGCCCAAAACCCAGTCCAGCCCGACGACTATCAGAAGTGGGAATCCCTAGGCTTCGGCTCGCTTTCCCCGAACGGTGAATGGCTCGCGGCGCCCATCTCGCGGACGAACGGTGAAACTGAACTTCGCCTCCACAACACAGGAACGGACTCCGTCATCGTAGTCGCGTACGGGACCCGGACGAGCTTCTCCAAAGACGGACGCTGGGTGGCCTATGCGATCGGCAAATCACAGGAGGATCGTGAAGCCCTTGAGGAGAGTGATGAGGCGGTGCGTGACGACCTCGGACTTCTGAGTCTCGTCACTGGCGAGCAACGGGTGATCTCCGAGGTTCAGCGATTCGCGTGGGGTGGGGGCGGTTCTCACATCGCCATAGCCCGCTACCCCGATGACGGCACAAGCAACGTCATCCTCGAGGAGATCGCCAACCAACAGCGCGTGAGCTTCGGAAACGTCGCGTCCTGGGCTTGGCAGGACGAGGGAGCCCTCTTCGCCTTCGCAGTCCATGGTGAAGATGGCGTCGGAAACGGAGTACAACTGTATGATGCGGCCTCCGGGCGCGTCCGCAGCCTCGACTCCAGCGGTAAGGAGTACGCCCAACTCACCTGGCGGGACGAATCTTCGGACTTGGCGGTCCTGCGTGCGTTCGAGGACGACGAGCGCGAAGAATCGAGCCACGTGCTACTCGCATGGCGCGGACTCGCTGGGTCCGCGAACGCACAGACCTTGGATCCGACCACGGAATCCGCGATCGGCACCGATCAGCGGATCGTAGACTATCGGTCGCTGACCTGGGCCGACGACGGGTCTTCGATCTTCTTCGGCGTGAAGGAGTGGGAGGCTGCGGAATCCGATGAGGATGAAGAGGGAGATCACGAGGAGGACAGCGACGGCGAAGAAGCCGATGATGATGACGGCGACAACCCAGAGGGCCTCGACCTCGATCCGGCGCAGATGGAGATCTGGCGGTCGACCGACGTGCTTACGCTGCCTACGCAGAAGCGCGACGAACGAAACGACGAACGGCAAAACGAGATCTTCGTGTGGCACTTGGACGACGACCGGGTCCTGGGCCTAACCGACGACACCGTGGACAATCCGCGCGTCATGGCCGGGGGAGCGGTGCTGCTCGGCACGAACGGCGACGCATACGAATTCGAGGCCATGTTCGGCCGGCCGAGTTCAGACCTGATCGTGATCGACCCTGCGTCGGGCGAGCGCACCGTCGCGGCTGAGGGTGTGGGCTTCCCGTACGGCGTGAGTAGCACGGGACGATACGTGCATTTCTACAAGGGCGGTCAGTTCTTCGCCTTCGACCGAGACACGGATCGGACCCTGGAACTGTCCGCAGCTGCCGGCGTGTCTTTCGCCAATACAGCCAGCGACCATCCCGTCCCCGAAGTACCGTCTTTCGGGGTCGCCGGATGGACGACGGATGACGAGTCCCTACTCATCTACGACGAATTCGACGTCTGGGAGCTCCCGATAGACGGTGCTCCACGCAGGCTGACAGACGGAAGCGGCGACGAGATCGCACACCGTGTGGTGCGCCTCGACTCGGAGGCCGACGCCTACGACACGGACGATCTCTACGTGTCACTCCGGGGCAAGTGGACGCTCCACCACGGAATTGGTCGGGTCCAGAGTGGTGGCGTCGACCAGCTCGTGTACGAAGACGACAACGTCGGCCGGTTCACCAAGGCGTCCGAAGCAGACGTCTTCGCATATGTCGCTCAAGACTTTGACGACTCGCCTGACTACTTCGTGGGTGACGCATTCGACGACACGCGCCAAGTCACCAATACGAATCCATTCCAAGACGACTACGCGTGGGGCCACACCGAGCTGATTCAGTACACGAATCACAACGGAACCCAACTCCAGGGGGCACTCTTCTACCCAGCCGATTACGACCCGTCGAAGACGTACCCGATGATCACGTACATCTACGAGTTCCGGTCACAGTCAGCGAAGCAGTATTCGGCGCCTACGCATCGCAACTACTACAACCCGTCAGTGTGGAGCGCAGAGGGTTACTTCGTACTTCAGCCGGACATCCTCTTCGACGCGCGCGACCCAGGCGTTTCTTCAGCCAAGACGCTGGAGCGCGCTGTGGCCGCAGCAGTCGAGACGGGCATGATCGACGCGGACCGTGTAGGGTTGATCGGACACTCGTGGGGCGGCTACCAGGCTCAATTCGTCCCGACGTACACCGACATCTTCGCAGCATCGATTTCCGGCGCCGGTATCAGCAACCTGATCACGATGTACGGGTCGATCTTCTGGTCCGCGAGCATTCCCGAATCCGGCCATTTCGAGACCGGACAAGAGCGTATGGAGGTGCCCTACTACGTGGATCAGGAAGCCTTCATCAGGAATTCAGCAGTCTTCAACATCGAGTCACTGAGCACACCGATGCTTCTCGAGGTCGGTGACAACGACCAGAACGTGCACTGGGGCCAGAGCACAGAACTCTACAACATCGCTCGCCGGGCCGAGAAGGAGCTGACCATGCTGGTCTACTACGGAGAGGGACACGGCCTACGAGGAGAGGAAAATCAGGCGGACTACCAGCAGCGGATTCTGGACTTCTTCGGACACCATCTGAAGGGAGACGAGCCAGCTGAGTGGATTAGCTCGCAGGCGTCCTGGTTAGAGCAGAAGGGCCGGAACGAAGGCGGTCGCTAG
- a CDS encoding DUF4249 family protein yields the protein MTKRLRYLMAMLAFTGACTGDTIFVPGDTDIFVVQAFLFSGEPVAGVTVSGVLAVDADSTASAEPISGATVTLIRSSVRFELIETEGQPGHYHYPGTGLDIGIGEVFQLEATVGDRTATAETSVPHPPVGLHLSSDSIDAPTFGTPGQGRPGQGGLGGGLIARWDNPGSQLHFVVIDNIEENPVNLPTNPIFSRFAPRLIQQPTAADSSNVRVITLTHSGTHRLKLYRVNDEYADLYQGRNQDSRDLNEPPTNIRGALGIFSAFSADSTFFRVYDSSQ from the coding sequence ATGACGAAGAGACTCAGATATCTGATGGCCATGCTCGCCTTCACGGGGGCATGTACTGGAGACACGATCTTCGTGCCTGGGGACACGGACATCTTCGTGGTCCAAGCCTTCCTCTTTTCCGGCGAGCCGGTGGCGGGCGTCACGGTCTCAGGAGTCTTGGCAGTAGACGCGGACTCGACGGCTTCAGCTGAGCCTATCTCCGGCGCGACGGTCACGCTGATTCGAAGCTCGGTACGCTTCGAGCTGATCGAGACCGAAGGGCAGCCAGGCCACTACCACTATCCCGGCACTGGCCTCGACATAGGAATCGGTGAGGTGTTTCAGTTGGAGGCCACGGTGGGTGACCGAACCGCGACGGCAGAAACATCGGTCCCTCATCCACCCGTCGGCCTTCACCTGTCTTCGGACTCCATCGATGCTCCGACCTTCGGAACACCAGGGCAAGGCCGACCTGGCCAAGGCGGATTAGGGGGCGGGCTAATCGCACGCTGGGACAACCCGGGAAGCCAGTTGCACTTCGTCGTCATCGACAACATCGAGGAGAATCCGGTCAACCTCCCAACGAACCCGATCTTCTCACGGTTCGCTCCTCGTCTCATCCAGCAACCCACTGCCGCAGACAGCTCGAACGTTCGGGTGATTACGTTGACCCACAGCGGGACGCATCGTCTGAAGCTGTATCGGGTCAACGACGAATACGCCGATCTCTATCAGGGCCGAAACCAAGATTCCCGCGACCTAAATGAACCTCCGACGAACATCCGCGGAGCGCTTGGAATCTTCTCAGCATTCAGCGCAGACAGCACCTTCTTTCGCGTGTACGACAGCTCCCAATAG
- a CDS encoding TonB-dependent receptor, with protein MEQRCSSATPPQGRTPSLKWWLGVLSALFVVFGHMAPLSAQSPVDLTGTVRDSLNNEALPNAVVSLVGESYRSLTDEFGRFTLVNVTEGPHILRVEYLGYSTFELEIGGGSASLLSVLMAPDAIELEGVTVETNTDIVQAAREVSTITISPRKLSALPSLGETDVFRALQLLPGVGGTNDATSGLFIRGGTPDENLVLLDGMTVYHVDHFFGVFSAFNADAIKDVRLFKGGFPAQYGGRTSSVVEMVGKSGDNESFNMSGGMNLLSARAVAEIPLGGKGSWLISARRSYTDLVQTGLYNGIFNTLQGAEEEAPTPGPGQGGRGGRGGFGNIQQTSIQPSFYFYDLNSKLTYTPTQSDVLAISLYAGKDDLNESAVGQQITAPNGQTRQTPDRVDQSNWGNQGVSGRWSRAWSSRFTSDALVAYSEYFSEAALDVAATQFTRGFREDNDVKDFTVRLDNSWRPAQASDVTFGFQSTATDVAYSFQQVQGDSIRGALDLGGAGTLTSAYAQHRWLPSDRIDVTVGMRASDYDRTDQVYWEPRASAQLTVMDGVRLKGAWGRYNQFVKRVENEDVLEGSRDFWVMAGNQIDPSFAEHRILGISWESDDYLFDVEAYQKDLEGVSQFSTRARQQPGQSLTDLFFQGTGEAQGIEFLLQKKTGRLTGWVSYTLAEVNYELANFNQGIPFPASHDQRHEVKTVASYQAGPWTLASTWVYGSGKPYTVPEAQYPIKLLDGRSLSYIHVGEKNGERLPEYHRLDVSATRRFETATMFYELNFSLFNAYGRNNIWYRQFDLSELPMLVTDVTTLGFTPSIGLRIGIR; from the coding sequence ATGGAGCAGCGCTGTTCTAGTGCAACGCCTCCACAGGGGCGGACACCCAGCCTCAAGTGGTGGCTCGGAGTCCTGTCTGCCTTGTTTGTTGTATTCGGACACATGGCGCCTTTGAGCGCTCAGTCGCCCGTGGACCTGACGGGCACGGTACGCGACTCCCTCAACAACGAGGCCCTACCGAACGCGGTGGTCTCCCTAGTCGGCGAGTCGTATCGATCACTCACCGACGAGTTCGGGCGCTTCACTTTGGTGAACGTCACTGAGGGACCGCACATCCTGAGGGTCGAGTACCTCGGCTACTCGACTTTCGAGCTCGAGATCGGCGGCGGGAGTGCGAGTCTGCTGAGTGTACTCATGGCTCCGGATGCCATCGAACTCGAGGGCGTCACGGTGGAGACGAATACCGACATCGTCCAGGCCGCACGGGAGGTCAGCACCATCACGATCTCCCCGCGGAAGTTGAGTGCCCTGCCATCGCTGGGCGAGACAGATGTGTTTCGGGCCCTGCAACTGTTGCCGGGCGTTGGGGGCACGAACGACGCCACTTCGGGGCTGTTCATTCGCGGGGGAACGCCAGATGAGAACCTCGTACTATTGGACGGCATGACGGTCTATCACGTCGACCATTTCTTCGGCGTGTTCAGCGCTTTCAACGCAGACGCGATCAAAGACGTACGGCTCTTCAAAGGGGGCTTTCCCGCCCAGTACGGCGGCCGTACATCGAGCGTGGTCGAGATGGTCGGGAAATCCGGCGACAATGAGAGCTTCAACATGTCCGGCGGCATGAATCTACTTAGCGCACGAGCCGTGGCTGAGATCCCCTTGGGTGGCAAAGGGTCCTGGCTCATCTCGGCCCGCCGATCATACACGGACCTCGTCCAGACGGGTCTGTACAACGGGATCTTCAACACACTTCAGGGTGCGGAAGAGGAGGCTCCGACTCCCGGACCCGGTCAGGGTGGGCGGGGCGGCCGAGGCGGATTCGGCAACATCCAACAGACCTCGATCCAACCCAGCTTCTACTTCTACGACCTCAACTCGAAGCTCACCTACACGCCGACTCAATCCGACGTGCTTGCGATCTCACTCTACGCCGGAAAAGACGATCTCAATGAGTCAGCCGTCGGACAGCAGATTACGGCTCCGAATGGCCAGACTCGCCAAACCCCAGACCGCGTTGATCAATCGAACTGGGGAAACCAAGGTGTGAGCGGACGCTGGTCACGTGCTTGGAGTTCTCGCTTCACCAGTGATGCCCTGGTCGCCTACTCAGAGTATTTCAGCGAGGCCGCCCTAGATGTTGCGGCTACTCAATTCACACGGGGCTTCCGAGAAGACAACGACGTGAAGGACTTCACAGTCCGTCTCGACAACAGCTGGAGACCCGCACAGGCGTCGGACGTGACTTTCGGATTTCAGAGTACGGCGACGGACGTCGCGTACAGCTTCCAACAGGTCCAGGGCGATTCCATCCGTGGGGCGCTCGACCTAGGCGGCGCCGGCACGCTCACTTCTGCCTACGCCCAGCACCGATGGCTGCCTTCGGACCGAATCGACGTCACAGTCGGCATGCGGGCCTCGGACTACGACCGCACCGATCAGGTCTACTGGGAGCCACGCGCTTCGGCGCAACTCACCGTCATGGACGGAGTCCGCCTGAAGGGTGCTTGGGGCCGTTACAACCAATTCGTGAAGCGCGTAGAAAACGAGGATGTGCTCGAAGGCAGTCGCGACTTCTGGGTGATGGCTGGCAATCAGATCGACCCATCGTTCGCGGAGCACAGAATCCTCGGAATCAGCTGGGAGTCTGACGACTATCTCTTCGATGTCGAGGCGTACCAGAAAGACCTCGAAGGGGTGTCTCAATTCTCGACCCGCGCACGTCAGCAGCCGGGGCAATCCCTGACGGATCTTTTCTTCCAAGGCACCGGTGAGGCCCAGGGTATCGAGTTCCTTCTCCAGAAGAAAACGGGACGGCTCACGGGCTGGGTCAGCTACACGCTGGCGGAGGTGAACTACGAACTGGCGAACTTCAACCAGGGCATCCCCTTCCCCGCGAGCCACGATCAAAGACACGAGGTTAAGACCGTGGCGTCGTACCAGGCGGGACCGTGGACCCTAGCGAGTACTTGGGTCTACGGATCGGGTAAACCGTATACCGTACCTGAGGCTCAGTACCCCATCAAACTCCTGGACGGGCGCTCGCTGAGCTACATCCACGTGGGCGAGAAAAATGGTGAACGATTGCCTGAATACCATCGTCTGGACGTGTCAGCGACGCGTCGTTTTGAGACCGCAACGATGTTCTACGAGCTCAATTTCTCGCTCTTCAACGCCTACGGCCGCAACAACATTTGGTATCGGCAGTTCGACCTCTCAGAACTGCCGATGTTGGTGACAGACGTGACGACGCTTGGGTTCACGCCGAGCATCGGCCTCCGCATTGGAATACGCTAA
- a CDS encoding serine hydrolase: MTTFSRLSPLFLVALGFGCTSEVPREGTSPSSVGAASGLFSADSAVADWVDAGRVTGAVLRVTRGGEVEWEQSYGFAERFDFGVGQYPPSFDAAAPGAGLSGLPTPVPMTVATVFDLASVTKVMATTMAMMVLTDRGDIDLEAPVSRYLTDFAGGGKEAITITHLLTHRSGLEQWKPTYYHADNADEAYAYIRELPLAWTPGAERHYSDFGFILLGRIVEHVSGKPLNDFVADEVYTPLGLRTTGYLPTRGPYATTSHGNPFERRMVYEADFGYQIEGDPTAWDDWREYSLTGEVNDGNAHHAFGGVAGHAGLFSTASDLSVLLELLLDDGRHGDGAFISDDVIDRFLATTGNDQALGWQNPPYALEGSFGHTGFTGTFVMGVPSQDLAIVLLTNRQNGGVDAGGEYPDVGTLQRAVVEALTR; this comes from the coding sequence ATGACAACATTCTCTCGGCTCTCCCCATTGTTCCTCGTAGCCCTGGGCTTTGGGTGCACCTCCGAAGTTCCACGGGAAGGGACGTCACCTTCCTCAGTCGGCGCGGCCTCAGGTCTGTTTTCGGCGGACTCCGCGGTCGCGGACTGGGTTGATGCGGGACGGGTGACCGGTGCCGTGTTACGGGTCACCCGTGGAGGAGAGGTCGAGTGGGAGCAATCTTACGGATTCGCGGAACGCTTCGACTTCGGAGTGGGTCAGTACCCGCCATCATTTGATGCCGCGGCGCCTGGTGCCGGCCTTTCCGGGCTGCCTACGCCGGTGCCAATGACGGTCGCGACCGTATTCGATCTGGCATCCGTTACAAAGGTGATGGCGACGACGATGGCGATGATGGTGCTCACAGATCGGGGGGACATAGACCTCGAGGCACCCGTGAGTCGGTACCTCACCGACTTCGCTGGGGGCGGTAAGGAAGCCATCACGATCACCCACCTACTCACCCACCGATCAGGCTTAGAGCAGTGGAAGCCGACGTACTACCACGCTGACAACGCAGATGAAGCGTACGCCTACATTCGCGAGCTACCGCTCGCTTGGACCCCGGGGGCTGAACGCCACTACTCGGACTTCGGCTTCATACTTCTGGGCAGGATCGTCGAGCATGTATCGGGCAAGCCGCTCAACGACTTCGTGGCGGACGAGGTATACACGCCTCTCGGATTGAGAACTACGGGCTATCTCCCGACCCGCGGGCCCTATGCAACCACCTCACACGGGAATCCGTTCGAGCGGCGTATGGTCTATGAAGCCGACTTCGGATATCAGATCGAGGGAGACCCGACCGCCTGGGACGACTGGAGGGAGTATTCACTCACAGGTGAGGTGAACGACGGGAATGCGCACCATGCCTTTGGTGGTGTGGCTGGCCATGCGGGCCTCTTCTCCACGGCGTCCGACCTGAGCGTGCTTCTCGAACTGTTGTTGGATGACGGTCGACACGGCGACGGGGCATTCATCTCCGATGACGTCATCGATCGGTTCCTCGCCACCACTGGGAACGACCAGGCACTCGGATGGCAGAACCCGCCCTATGCTCTGGAAGGAAGCTTTGGGCACACCGGCTTCACCGGAACGTTCGTCATGGGTGTGCCAAGTCAGGACTTGGCGATCGTACTGCTTACCAATCGCCAGAACGGCGGAGTGGATGCTGGCGGGGAGTACCCAGATGTGGGCACGCTGCAGCGTGCCGTGGTGGAGGCGCTCACGCGTTAG
- a CDS encoding inositol monophosphatase family protein, producing MSDERSRQEIGDLLAFATELAHEAGDLTLKYFGGIVGHDAKGDGSPVTIADKQAEELIRAKVEARYPEHSILGEEYGESNAGARVRWILDPIDATRSFMRGVPLYGVLIGIEIDGESAVGVAHFPPLRETVAAGEGHGCFLNSTPCAVSSVSRLEDAVICTTDVERILSLPEGEGWRRLQRQCAFSRTWGDCYGHALVATGRIEAQVDPQMASWDAGPFLTIAREAGGRFTTFEREETVHGGSGISSNGLLHDVVLEALGH from the coding sequence ATGAGTGACGAACGGTCCCGCCAAGAGATCGGCGATCTGTTGGCGTTCGCGACTGAATTGGCCCACGAAGCCGGTGACCTAACGCTCAAGTATTTCGGCGGCATCGTGGGGCACGACGCGAAAGGGGATGGTTCCCCTGTGACCATCGCCGACAAACAAGCCGAGGAACTGATTCGGGCGAAGGTGGAGGCACGCTACCCCGAGCACTCGATTCTGGGCGAGGAGTACGGCGAGTCCAATGCAGGTGCTCGGGTGCGGTGGATCCTCGATCCGATCGATGCGACGCGTTCGTTCATGCGTGGCGTGCCGCTCTACGGAGTCCTCATCGGGATCGAGATCGACGGAGAGAGTGCGGTGGGCGTCGCCCACTTCCCCCCACTACGCGAAACCGTGGCAGCCGGTGAAGGTCACGGCTGCTTCTTGAACAGCACGCCTTGTGCGGTCTCTTCCGTCAGCCGGTTAGAAGACGCTGTGATTTGTACGACCGACGTAGAGCGGATTCTGTCGCTCCCCGAAGGCGAGGGGTGGCGTCGCTTGCAGCGACAGTGTGCTTTTTCGCGCACCTGGGGCGATTGCTACGGGCACGCGCTCGTGGCCACTGGACGCATTGAGGCTCAGGTAGATCCACAGATGGCCTCATGGGACGCCGGTCCATTTTTGACGATCGCGCGGGAAGCGGGAGGGAGGTTCACGACCTTTGAGCGCGAAGAGACCGTTCATGGTGGCTCGGGGATCAGCTCGAACGGGCTGCTGCACGACGTTGTGCTAGAGGCGTTGGGGCACTGA